In one Neobacillus sp. CF12 genomic region, the following are encoded:
- a CDS encoding spore germination protein, protein MNFISFVLKKFIKNESKQIPFEQKSKPFVGVFTSIDENISFFKHTFSGSEDLIMKEINIRNNQGILIFLNTMTDSDKIQDNILKPFLEANGDQIENVLKVKFLKSDNLKKAQEELLNGSCIIIFDGDQEFYMLEVAISNDRAVMEPNNEQVIKGSHEGFIENLLTNLHLIRKSIRTSDLVMEHLSVGVQIQSKLAMVYMKDLANKEIINEFKRRINYISMDHLPSIGFLQELIEDSTWSPFPQILSTERVDRVLGHLNEGRVAVFMEGSPTCLLIPVTFFAFFHSPDDYNSRWMIGTFVRAMRLMSIAIAVNLPAIYIAVIGFHFEVLPDDLVLPIVSSIRNIPFPPLIEALVMELTIELIREAGVRLPARIGPTIGIVGGLVIGDAVVRAGLISNTMIVVVAITAVAAYSIPATEMSDAVRFLRFPLMILASTFGFVGIVFGFMFTLAHLCRLESFGTPYFAPWAPFRLKDIKDTFIRLPLWKFNTRPLDSKPKILKKQSLPRGWKTNETNRE, encoded by the coding sequence ATGAATTTCATTTCCTTTGTATTAAAAAAGTTCATAAAAAATGAATCCAAACAGATTCCTTTTGAACAGAAGTCTAAACCGTTTGTAGGAGTATTTACTTCAATAGATGAAAATATTTCTTTTTTTAAGCATACTTTTTCTGGTTCAGAAGATTTAATCATGAAAGAAATAAACATAAGAAATAACCAGGGGATTCTAATCTTCTTAAATACGATGACAGATTCCGATAAAATTCAAGATAATATCCTAAAACCTTTTCTAGAAGCAAATGGCGACCAGATCGAAAATGTATTGAAAGTTAAATTTCTAAAATCAGATAACTTAAAAAAAGCACAAGAAGAACTTTTAAATGGATCCTGTATCATAATCTTTGATGGCGACCAAGAATTTTACATGTTGGAAGTTGCCATCTCCAATGATCGGGCAGTCATGGAACCTAATAATGAACAAGTGATAAAGGGATCTCATGAAGGTTTTATCGAAAACCTTTTGACAAATCTCCATTTAATTAGGAAATCGATTAGAACTTCAGACTTAGTCATGGAACACTTATCAGTGGGTGTGCAAATTCAATCCAAGCTAGCCATGGTTTATATGAAAGACCTAGCAAATAAGGAAATAATAAATGAATTCAAACGAAGGATCAATTATATTTCTATGGATCATTTACCCAGCATTGGATTTCTTCAGGAATTAATAGAAGATTCCACATGGTCACCTTTTCCACAGATTTTAAGTACAGAGAGAGTAGATCGTGTATTAGGTCATCTGAATGAAGGTCGAGTTGCGGTTTTTATGGAAGGGAGTCCTACTTGTTTACTTATACCCGTCACGTTCTTTGCATTCTTTCATTCACCTGATGATTATAATTCACGCTGGATGATTGGAACGTTTGTCCGTGCCATGAGACTCATGAGCATTGCCATTGCGGTTAATTTACCTGCTATTTACATTGCAGTGATTGGTTTTCATTTCGAAGTATTGCCGGATGATTTAGTTCTCCCTATTGTAAGTTCAATTAGAAATATTCCATTTCCCCCATTAATTGAAGCACTTGTCATGGAGTTGACCATTGAGCTGATTCGTGAGGCTGGTGTACGGCTTCCAGCAAGAATTGGCCCAACTATTGGTATTGTCGGGGGGCTAGTTATTGGTGATGCGGTTGTCCGTGCTGGACTCATTTCGAATACCATGATTGTAGTTGTGGCGATTACGGCCGTTGCAGCCTACAGCATCCCAGCCACAGAAATGAGCGATGCCGTTCGATTTTTGCGTTTTCCCCTTATGATTCTTGCTTCAACTTTTGGATTTGTTGGGATTGTTTTTGGATTTATGTTTACTTTAGCTCATTTATGCCGGTTAGAATCATTTGGTACACCCTATTTTGCACCTTGGGCACCATTTCGTTTAAAAGATATAAAAGATACTTTTATTCGTTTACCTCTATGGAAATTTAATACACGTCCGCTCGATTCAAAGCCGAAAATTCTGAAAAAGCAATCTTTGCCAAGAGGGTGGAAGACTAATGAAACCAACCGCGAATAG
- a CDS encoding NUDIX hydrolase, with product MEWKDKFTTPDGYTSDIAVFTITSESNGEYKPPIKKLKIMLIKRSEQDHEGNPNIEAGKWALPGGFVHPDETAFQAAERRLLEETGVDGLRMKHFGVYDSHSRDKRGWIISNAHYVIANEAALKNRQTTYDASDIQLFTMEEALALNLAFDHRIIMDDALWFIKKDMALTTLAKHFLPEEFVLSELQGVLLTVLDDPSISSDAAFFRKAPTLPFIEAVTENGKPKKSNAYSKTPAQLYRFNDFQPIVSVYKNKLKG from the coding sequence ATGGAATGGAAAGATAAATTTACAACCCCTGATGGATATACCAGTGATATAGCGGTCTTTACCATCACGTCTGAAAGTAACGGAGAGTATAAGCCTCCAATCAAAAAATTAAAAATCATGCTGATTAAACGAAGTGAACAGGATCATGAAGGCAATCCAAATATTGAAGCAGGGAAGTGGGCATTACCAGGGGGATTTGTTCACCCTGATGAGACTGCGTTTCAAGCAGCGGAACGTAGGCTGCTTGAGGAAACGGGGGTAGATGGACTGCGAATGAAGCATTTCGGTGTCTACGATTCCCACAGTCGAGACAAAAGAGGTTGGATTATTTCAAATGCTCATTACGTCATTGCAAATGAAGCCGCATTAAAGAATCGGCAAACCACATATGACGCTTCCGACATTCAACTGTTTACGATGGAAGAGGCGCTAGCGCTTAATCTAGCCTTTGACCACCGAATAATAATGGATGATGCACTCTGGTTTATTAAAAAGGATATGGCCCTCACTACCCTTGCCAAACATTTTCTTCCAGAAGAGTTTGTCCTTTCAGAACTGCAAGGAGTTTTATTAACGGTTTTGGATGATCCATCCATTTCATCGGATGCAGCTTTTTTTAGAAAAGCACCAACATTGCCATTTATTGAAGCTGTTACAGAAAACGGTAAGCCAAAGAAATCAAATGCCTATTCAAAAACACCTGCACAGCTCTATCGTTTTAATGATTTTCAACCGATTGTTTCCGTTTATAAAAATAAACTAAAAGGTTAA
- a CDS encoding enoyl-CoA hydratase-related protein encodes MSVVNTTLNEGVYEIELNRPNYLNALNQELFLELTEAVREAKQNPAVRACLLYGNGRGFCAGGDLKDFGIDPSNPNEVREFLQKGHEAIIDLYNMEKPVIAAVHGPAVGAGCNLAFACDLIVAEEGAVFSEIFAKVGAIPDLGGLYFLPQKIGMHKAAELIFTGKKINAQTALDYGLINEVVANGQGIEKGRELAQQLANGPTKALGVAKRIMHQSAHLSLEEILELEAYGQSLIFQTRDFSEGRKAFAEKREARFLGY; translated from the coding sequence GTGAGTGTTGTCAACACAACCCTTAACGAAGGGGTATATGAGATTGAACTTAATCGTCCCAATTACCTTAATGCATTAAATCAAGAGTTATTTTTAGAATTAACAGAAGCGGTGAGAGAGGCAAAGCAGAATCCAGCTGTTCGCGCATGTTTACTCTATGGGAATGGAAGAGGATTTTGCGCAGGTGGGGACTTGAAGGATTTCGGGATAGACCCCTCAAATCCGAATGAAGTTAGAGAGTTTTTGCAAAAAGGCCATGAAGCGATCATTGACCTTTATAATATGGAAAAACCCGTGATAGCAGCTGTGCACGGACCAGCAGTTGGGGCGGGATGCAACTTAGCTTTTGCCTGTGATTTAATCGTTGCAGAAGAAGGTGCTGTGTTCTCTGAAATATTTGCCAAAGTGGGGGCAATTCCAGATTTAGGAGGGTTATACTTCCTGCCCCAAAAGATTGGAATGCATAAAGCAGCGGAATTAATTTTTACCGGTAAGAAAATTAATGCCCAGACCGCATTAGACTACGGTTTAATTAATGAAGTTGTAGCAAATGGTCAGGGAATTGAAAAGGGAAGAGAACTCGCACAACAATTAGCAAATGGACCGACAAAGGCACTAGGAGTGGCGAAGCGAATTATGCACCAATCTGCACATTTGTCCTTAGAAGAAATCTTAGAACTGGAAGCGTATGGACAATCACTCATTTTCCAAACCCGTGATTTTTCAGAAGGAAGAAAGGCATTTGCTGAAAAACGAGAAGCTAGATTTCTGGGATATTAG
- a CDS encoding Ger(x)C family spore germination protein, whose translation MKGKQPILAVLCLLLTGCWDQHLMKNAVLVQILSFDLTPKEELLLGVSIPVIEESSGGPQASVKSETFSASGHTPRDSRLKIDREISGILDTSKNKLILFGERIAGTGIYSSLDVIWRDPRNSLGATLGIVEGEAINLLGIKPKHETNVSEYIQDALISAEENSIIPNQTIQTLASEMIDPGEDIVLPHLKMNNKKSAVVVGLALMNEKKYSGKLPPQESTLLLLLNNKKGKNARFTKQVNNDEQAELNNYISFNVQNMKRKLKVQVKDREVSVSINLDVKISVEEYPKGDVPEDIDRLNKLLSKELTEDAKQVITKLQQANCDAFGIGRRLIAFHPKTWEVLDKKDYFKNIKFNTVVEAEIIKHGIVM comes from the coding sequence ATGAAAGGAAAACAGCCTATCTTGGCAGTTCTATGTTTATTACTTACTGGGTGCTGGGACCAGCACCTGATGAAGAATGCGGTATTGGTGCAGATTTTAAGTTTTGATTTAACACCGAAAGAGGAACTTTTATTAGGGGTTTCCATCCCCGTAATTGAGGAGTCCTCCGGGGGTCCGCAAGCCTCGGTGAAAAGCGAAACATTTTCTGCTAGCGGTCATACACCGAGGGATAGCCGTCTGAAAATCGACAGAGAAATATCTGGAATATTAGATACATCTAAGAATAAACTGATCCTGTTCGGCGAACGTATTGCTGGTACCGGTATTTATTCTTCATTAGATGTCATTTGGAGAGATCCGCGAAATTCACTGGGGGCTACACTAGGGATTGTGGAAGGTGAGGCAATTAATCTGCTTGGTATTAAACCAAAACATGAGACAAACGTAAGCGAATATATACAAGACGCTCTAATAAGCGCAGAAGAAAACTCGATCATTCCGAATCAAACGATCCAGACGCTTGCTTCAGAAATGATTGATCCCGGAGAAGATATCGTCCTTCCACACCTTAAAATGAATAATAAGAAAAGCGCAGTGGTTGTAGGACTAGCCCTAATGAATGAAAAAAAATATTCAGGAAAATTACCGCCGCAAGAATCAACCCTCCTGCTTTTATTGAATAACAAAAAAGGAAAGAACGCTCGATTTACAAAACAAGTAAATAATGATGAGCAAGCCGAATTAAATAATTATATTTCCTTTAATGTCCAAAATATGAAAAGAAAATTAAAGGTTCAAGTAAAAGATAGAGAGGTATCTGTTTCGATAAATTTAGATGTAAAGATAAGCGTTGAAGAGTACCCAAAGGGGGATGTTCCAGAGGATATAGATCGTCTAAATAAGTTATTATCAAAAGAGCTTACAGAAGACGCGAAACAGGTTATTACAAAATTACAGCAGGCGAATTGTGACGCATTTGGAATTGGGAGGAGACTGATCGCGTTTCACCCCAAAACCTGGGAAGTTCTAGATAAGAAGGATTATTTTAAGAATATTAAGTTTAATACAGTTGTCGAAGCTGAAATTATCAAACACGGAATTGTCATGTAA
- a CDS encoding lipid-transfer protein — MTRQANVIGVSMVKFEKPGRNEPYEVMASKAITGALMDAGIDLADVEQAYASYVYGDSTCGQTALYQVGMTGIPIINVNNNCSSGSTALYMARQAVESGSADCVLAFGFEEMKPGALGDNWTDRTSPFQWIYNRFNELNSELPDGPVALKVFGAAGIEYLEKYGANPDIFGKVAVKSRKHAVNNPYSLFTKELQLEEIMNSPVIYPGLTRFMACPPTCGAAAVIVCSDGFAKKHSINHPVKIIAQSMTTDTPDSYEDNLHLVGRGMTARAAGLVYDKAGIGPEDVDVIELHDCFTPNEVITYEALALCGEGEAEKFINDQENTYGGKYVINPSGGLMSKGHPLGATGLAQCTELVWHLRGTAGKRQVEGARTALQHNLGLGGACVVTLYQKV; from the coding sequence GTGACGAGGCAAGCAAATGTTATCGGGGTCAGTATGGTGAAGTTTGAAAAGCCAGGCAGAAACGAGCCCTATGAGGTTATGGCCTCAAAGGCGATCACAGGTGCCTTGATGGATGCAGGAATTGATTTAGCGGATGTTGAGCAAGCCTATGCAAGCTATGTTTATGGGGATAGCACATGTGGTCAAACAGCTTTATATCAAGTAGGAATGACGGGCATTCCGATTATTAATGTGAATAATAATTGCTCTTCAGGTTCAACAGCTCTTTACATGGCACGACAAGCAGTGGAATCTGGTTCCGCCGACTGTGTGCTGGCTTTTGGATTTGAAGAAATGAAACCAGGGGCGCTTGGGGATAATTGGACCGATCGTACATCACCATTCCAATGGATTTACAATCGTTTCAACGAATTGAACAGTGAATTACCTGATGGTCCTGTCGCATTAAAAGTTTTTGGTGCAGCAGGAATAGAGTATCTTGAAAAATATGGTGCCAATCCGGATATCTTTGGGAAAGTAGCGGTGAAATCAAGAAAACACGCCGTTAATAATCCATATTCTTTGTTTACAAAAGAGCTTCAATTAGAGGAGATCATGAATTCACCTGTAATTTATCCTGGACTGACTCGATTTATGGCTTGCCCGCCGACATGTGGAGCAGCAGCGGTTATCGTTTGTAGCGATGGTTTTGCCAAGAAACATTCTATTAATCATCCTGTCAAAATTATCGCACAATCGATGACAACAGATACACCTGATAGCTATGAGGACAATCTTCATTTAGTCGGCAGAGGCATGACGGCTCGTGCAGCAGGGCTGGTTTATGACAAAGCTGGCATAGGACCTGAGGATGTAGATGTAATCGAACTACACGATTGCTTTACTCCTAATGAGGTTATTACCTATGAAGCATTAGCCCTTTGTGGTGAAGGGGAAGCAGAAAAATTCATCAATGATCAAGAGAATACCTATGGTGGCAAATACGTCATCAACCCATCTGGCGGGTTAATGTCAAAAGGGCACCCGCTTGGTGCAACAGGTTTGGCACAATGTACGGAGTTGGTTTGGCATTTACGCGGGACCGCGGGTAAGCGGCAAGTAGAAGGAGCGAGGACAGCCCTACAGCATAATTTAGGGCTTGGTGGTGCGTGCGTCGTAACTTTATATCAAAAAGTGTAA
- a CDS encoding DoxX family protein encodes MDWLWLVGRAVFGLYFAYSGLNHFIQFQGLKQYASYKKVPAPGLSVVVTGLMLLAGGLSILTSYWIEWGLYLLVIFLVVSAFIMHNFWKETDQNAKVGEMNQFLKNIALAAAALMLLSITNWTW; translated from the coding sequence ATGGATTGGCTATGGCTGGTTGGTCGGGCGGTATTTGGTCTTTATTTTGCTTATTCAGGTCTAAATCATTTCATCCAATTTCAAGGTTTAAAGCAATATGCGTCCTATAAGAAGGTACCAGCACCAGGACTATCGGTAGTGGTAACTGGATTAATGCTCCTAGCAGGTGGATTGAGTATCCTTACGTCATATTGGATAGAATGGGGACTGTATTTATTAGTAATATTCCTAGTGGTTTCAGCTTTCATAATGCATAATTTCTGGAAAGAAACAGATCAGAATGCAAAAGTAGGCGAAATGAATCAATTCCTAAAGAATATTGCATTAGCCGCAGCTGCTTTAATGTTACTCTCCATCACAAATTGGACTTGGTAA
- the pnuC gene encoding nicotinamide riboside transporter PnuC, producing MGIFKNWTRFEIGWLLTFTLVNIYLFIAWADSLIGLISSITGMLCVVLVAKGKISNYYFGIVQTLTYAYIAYGYGLYGEVMLNALFYFPVQFIGIYLWKKNKTEHGVKGEDVKVKRLTKTGWFYTVVSIVILTIGYGFFLKYLGGNNVWTDSATNVLSIGAQIMMLKRFAEQWLLWISVNVLSIFLWLSALISQGGNDFSMLVMWSAFLVNSVYGYINWRKLYSKQNHEVV from the coding sequence ATGGGGATATTTAAGAATTGGACGCGGTTTGAGATTGGCTGGCTTTTAACATTTACACTCGTTAACATCTATTTATTCATTGCTTGGGCAGACTCACTTATTGGCTTGATTTCATCTATAACTGGAATGCTTTGCGTTGTATTAGTAGCAAAGGGGAAAATATCAAACTATTATTTTGGGATCGTCCAAACGTTAACATATGCTTATATTGCTTATGGGTATGGTCTTTACGGAGAAGTTATGTTAAATGCACTGTTTTACTTTCCAGTACAGTTCATCGGAATTTATTTGTGGAAAAAGAACAAAACCGAGCATGGTGTAAAAGGTGAAGATGTTAAAGTTAAACGCCTCACAAAAACAGGCTGGTTTTATACTGTGGTATCGATCGTCATTCTTACAATTGGATATGGGTTTTTCTTGAAATACTTAGGCGGTAACAATGTGTGGACAGATTCAGCGACAAATGTATTGTCAATTGGAGCACAAATCATGATGTTAAAACGATTTGCAGAACAATGGTTACTCTGGATTTCAGTCAATGTCTTATCGATTTTCCTTTGGCTAAGTGCACTAATCTCGCAAGGTGGCAATGATTTTTCGATGTTAGTTATGTGGTCCGCATTCCTCGTCAACAGCGTTTATGGGTATATCAACTGGCGAAAACTTTATAGTAAACAAAATCATGAGGTGGTTTAA
- a CDS encoding AMP-binding protein: MGMFNNLKTRGIIGDGLKRASYRFPTKQALLYYSAEGKRISYTYKELNEKVNQTVHSFVQMGIEKGDRIAVIGRNSPEIVILSYALLKIGAWITPLNFMLKPHEISQLIHFSKAKMFFVDGLNMEGVQSIANELQSIEKFIAFRTNEVPTGWEDFSQFVNGSADELETEIDDEDVAALFYTSGTESLPKGVMITHRNFFHTNYSYMANGVFQPEDKLLLSLPLIHMAGFTFMLNSHMVGLTIVMTEIPIPAQMAMLIDKHKVSFTALPPTLYLGILNVADDHDLTSLRKLITWSSTIPKNMVVGWNQLSPNANFFTIQGSSETTAAPLTGSWFKTWEEVPNGDGRYVGRVMHTGSEIRLVDDLGNEVPDGEPGEQIARGPVVVKGYYNNEEANMKAFRNGWYHTGDVLIRDKEGNYYFADRKKDIVKTGGENVSSQEIESVLSLHPEILQCAVFGVPDPRWGEAVTAAVVLKDGSTLTKEEIIDYCKKKLSGFKTPKYIVFRTSLPTTSAGKLLKRTLKDEYKNLLQEI, translated from the coding sequence ATGGGGATGTTCAACAATCTAAAAACGAGAGGGATTATTGGAGATGGGTTAAAAAGGGCAAGTTATCGGTTCCCTACAAAACAAGCCTTGCTCTATTATAGTGCAGAGGGAAAGCGAATTTCTTACACCTATAAAGAATTGAACGAAAAGGTGAATCAAACCGTACATTCATTTGTTCAAATGGGGATAGAAAAGGGAGATAGAATTGCTGTCATTGGACGGAATAGTCCTGAAATAGTTATTTTGTCTTATGCTCTTTTAAAAATTGGTGCTTGGATTACCCCCTTGAATTTTATGTTAAAACCCCATGAGATTAGCCAATTAATACATTTTTCGAAAGCAAAGATGTTTTTTGTAGACGGTTTGAATATGGAAGGTGTTCAGTCTATTGCCAATGAATTACAGAGTATTGAAAAATTTATTGCTTTTCGTACAAACGAAGTGCCGACCGGCTGGGAAGATTTCAGCCAATTTGTAAATGGAAGTGCCGATGAATTGGAAACGGAAATTGATGATGAGGATGTGGCTGCGTTATTCTACACAAGCGGAACAGAGTCATTACCAAAGGGTGTCATGATTACCCATCGTAACTTTTTCCATACCAATTATTCATATATGGCAAATGGAGTTTTTCAACCTGAGGATAAATTGTTGCTATCTCTTCCATTAATTCATATGGCAGGCTTTACTTTCATGTTAAATAGCCACATGGTAGGGCTAACCATTGTCATGACAGAAATACCTATTCCAGCACAAATGGCGATGTTGATTGACAAGCATAAAGTGAGTTTCACGGCCTTACCGCCAACTTTATACTTGGGCATTCTTAATGTTGCTGACGATCATGATCTCACTTCGCTTCGTAAATTGATCACGTGGTCAAGTACGATTCCAAAAAATATGGTTGTGGGTTGGAATCAACTTTCACCGAATGCGAACTTTTTCACCATACAAGGTTCGAGTGAAACAACAGCCGCTCCTTTAACCGGAAGCTGGTTTAAAACATGGGAAGAAGTTCCAAATGGTGATGGCAGATATGTCGGTAGAGTGATGCATACTGGCAGTGAAATCAGACTTGTTGATGATTTAGGCAACGAAGTTCCTGATGGTGAACCGGGTGAGCAAATTGCCCGAGGTCCAGTGGTGGTCAAGGGTTATTATAATAATGAAGAAGCAAATATGAAGGCATTTCGTAATGGCTGGTATCATACTGGTGATGTGCTTATTCGGGACAAGGAAGGCAACTATTATTTTGCCGATCGGAAAAAAGATATCGTTAAAACAGGTGGGGAGAATGTCTCTAGTCAAGAAATTGAAAGCGTCCTCAGTCTTCATCCGGAAATTTTGCAATGTGCTGTTTTCGGTGTCCCTGATCCACGTTGGGGAGAAGCCGTAACGGCAGCGGTCGTATTAAAGGATGGATCCACTCTTACAAAAGAAGAAATCATTGACTATTGCAAGAAAAAATTGTCTGGTTTTAAAACTCCAAAGTATATTGTGTTTAGAACTAGTCTGCCGACTACATCTGCTGGCAAATTATTAAAGAGAACCTTGAAAGATGAATACAAAAACTTATTACAAGAAATATAA
- a CDS encoding endospore germination permease, producing MKPTANRITNKQLVFMIIQAQIGVGILSLPHDVASIAKQDGWISTIIAGVFSQAIIFVIWGLCRRFPDLSLYQILPKLLGKAFGKLFIFCYALYFMVTGSLVLARYSDIIDKWILPSTPNWITMLLMLLTCIYIVSEGLTSIARFYVLVSPILIVLVVLISYSMKDANLLYIFPIGDHSISTILKGSKEAAFSMLGFELFLFIHPYVQSSGKDKLVAITTANIFVTIFYTFMVMASIVYFEPNVDIGLTPEPLLYMIKAYSFQVLERTDLFFLSLWLVIVATSIANWLLLSSMGLASLVRKKHYARFLPVVAGIYLVLALIPDQGKDFENFNQFLGPTHYIFIVIIPVILLILSFILSKKEAVNKA from the coding sequence ATGAAACCAACCGCGAATAGAATCACAAATAAACAGCTAGTATTCATGATTATCCAGGCTCAAATTGGTGTTGGAATATTATCGTTGCCACATGATGTGGCATCAATAGCAAAACAGGATGGCTGGATTTCTACCATAATAGCAGGAGTATTTTCACAGGCGATTATTTTCGTCATTTGGGGACTCTGCAGAAGATTTCCTGACCTTTCACTGTATCAAATCCTGCCGAAATTACTAGGGAAAGCTTTCGGGAAATTATTTATTTTTTGTTATGCTTTGTATTTTATGGTAACAGGGAGCTTAGTTCTAGCAAGATATAGTGACATTATCGATAAATGGATTTTGCCGAGTACCCCAAATTGGATCACCATGCTTTTAATGCTACTAACCTGCATTTACATCGTCAGTGAGGGTTTAACCAGTATAGCAAGATTCTATGTACTGGTATCGCCAATTCTGATTGTATTAGTAGTGTTGATTTCGTATTCCATGAAAGATGCGAACTTATTGTATATCTTTCCAATAGGGGATCATAGCATTTCAACGATATTGAAAGGTTCAAAAGAAGCAGCCTTCTCGATGTTGGGCTTTGAACTTTTTCTCTTTATCCATCCATATGTTCAATCTTCCGGAAAAGACAAGCTCGTCGCCATCACTACAGCAAACATATTTGTCACAATCTTTTATACCTTTATGGTGATGGCAAGTATTGTCTATTTCGAACCTAATGTGGATATAGGACTGACTCCAGAGCCATTATTGTATATGATTAAAGCTTATTCGTTCCAGGTTCTCGAAAGGACGGATTTATTTTTCTTATCGCTCTGGCTGGTCATCGTTGCTACTTCGATAGCAAACTGGTTATTATTATCGTCAATGGGGTTGGCCAGCCTTGTTCGAAAAAAACACTATGCCCGCTTTCTTCCAGTTGTTGCCGGGATCTATTTGGTTTTGGCTCTTATCCCTGATCAAGGAAAAGACTTTGAAAATTTTAATCAGTTTCTAGGGCCCACGCACTATATTTTTATTGTCATTATACCTGTAATTCTATTAATTCTTTCGTTTATTTTATCGAAAAAAGAAGCGGTGAATAAGGCATGA
- a CDS encoding carboxylesterase family protein translates to MSNKGQLNQDLFNKLLTMSIFTGPALKLTELQVNQGTPVWMYRFDWETPVFGGALKSTHALEIPFVFNTLNTLNTENFTGSSPERQLLANQMHQAWINFARNGNPNTENLPEWPKYDMNERSIMIFNIESAVVKDPNREERIIWEQAAMMMKS, encoded by the coding sequence ATGTCAAATAAAGGGCAGCTAAACCAAGATCTTTTTAATAAATTGTTAACCATGAGTATCTTTACGGGTCCTGCATTAAAATTAACCGAGCTTCAGGTTAACCAAGGTACTCCTGTTTGGATGTATCGGTTTGACTGGGAAACACCGGTATTTGGCGGTGCACTAAAATCAACGCATGCGTTAGAAATTCCATTTGTTTTTAATACACTTAATACGCTAAATACAGAAAATTTCACCGGGTCTTCTCCAGAAAGACAATTGCTAGCAAATCAAATGCATCAGGCATGGATAAACTTTGCGCGAAACGGTAATCCAAATACAGAAAACCTTCCTGAATGGCCGAAGTATGACATGAATGAACGTTCAATCATGATTTTTAACATAGAGAGTGCAGTAGTGAAAGATCCAAACCGGGAAGAGCGGATAATATGGGAACAGGCAGCTATGATGATGAAATCTTAA
- the nadR gene encoding multifunctional transcriptional regulator/nicotinamide-nucleotide adenylyltransferase/ribosylnicotinamide kinase NadR, translated as MSVGFIGGKFLPLHLGHVYAIVHASSIVDELYVVLSHSERRDKEHCLDTKMEYIPAQIRLRWLSQLSKDMPHVKVLSIEDHHGNDDYDWNEGAQLIKKAIGKPIDYVFSSEYEYNCIFNELYPAAKHVLVDPSREHVNISATAIRKEGVFHHWHFIPDFVKPYFIKKVVVVGTESCGKSTLTRNLAKIYNTTYVEEYGRIICEEIGGCEGIITKEDYHKIAYGHKLEEMKAIEKANKVVFIDTEAIVTQFYSNLYNNEHQTVLDEIAKLQDYDLWLYLEPDVKWVDDGLRVHGEDTIRDQNNQHLKLLLDNHNIDYKILSGDYVNRLNGAIKMIEELLAY; from the coding sequence ATGAGTGTTGGTTTTATTGGCGGTAAGTTTCTGCCCCTGCATCTTGGTCATGTGTATGCAATTGTTCATGCATCATCAATCGTGGATGAACTGTATGTTGTGTTATCACATAGTGAAAGACGTGACAAGGAACATTGTCTGGATACAAAGATGGAGTACATTCCAGCCCAAATACGTTTACGCTGGCTTTCTCAGTTATCGAAAGATATGCCACATGTAAAAGTGCTGTCCATTGAAGATCATCATGGAAATGATGATTACGATTGGAATGAGGGAGCTCAACTGATTAAAAAGGCAATCGGTAAGCCGATAGATTACGTGTTTAGTTCGGAATATGAGTATAACTGTATTTTTAATGAACTTTATCCAGCGGCAAAACATGTCCTCGTTGATCCTTCCCGAGAGCATGTAAACATCTCGGCGACAGCAATTCGCAAAGAGGGTGTTTTTCATCATTGGCACTTCATACCTGACTTCGTTAAACCTTATTTTATAAAAAAGGTGGTGGTAGTGGGAACAGAAAGTTGCGGAAAATCAACCCTGACGAGAAACCTCGCAAAAATATACAATACAACCTATGTGGAAGAATATGGCCGGATCATATGTGAAGAGATAGGCGGATGCGAGGGAATCATCACGAAGGAAGATTATCATAAAATTGCCTATGGTCATAAGTTGGAAGAGATGAAAGCGATTGAAAAAGCAAATAAGGTTGTTTTTATCGATACAGAAGCGATTGTTACACAATTTTACTCTAATCTCTATAACAACGAACATCAAACGGTTCTGGATGAAATTGCTAAACTACAAGATTACGATCTTTGGCTCTACCTTGAACCTGATGTTAAATGGGTCGATGATGGGCTGCGCGTTCATGGTGAGGATACCATAAGAGACCAAAACAATCAGCACTTAAAGTTGTTATTAGATAATCATAACATTGACTATAAAATCTTGAGCGGCGATTATGTGAACCGGCTTAATGGTGCAATAAAAATGATAGAAGAGTTACTAGCTTACTAG